From the Shewanella amazonensis SB2B genome, one window contains:
- a CDS encoding LegC family aminotransferase, with translation MKPETLVEFVRDIYQSNEQIPLHVPSFDGNEKSYVLNCIDSTFVSSVGQYVNRFERQIADFTGCAGAVATVNGTAALHTALHLAGVERNDLVITQALTFVATANALFHMGAQPIFVDISPLSLGLCPKAVACYLQENAKLTEFGPVHKQTGQRIKAVVPMHTFGHPVELDELVSVCAKWQLTLVEDAAESLGSYYKGHHTGTVGKFGAISFNGNKIITTGGGGMLLCSDEQSALHAKHVTTTAKVPHPYEFYHDEPGFNYRMPNINAALGCAQMECLPQYLAQKRQLAHQYEALFASSDLKFVTEPAYAQSNYWLNAIVCADRQQRDQLLQFTNVAGVMTRPVWQLMHRLPMYQYSLRGELTNAEFFEARLINLPSTPVAEVVND, from the coding sequence ATGAAGCCTGAAACGCTCGTTGAGTTTGTACGAGACATATACCAAAGCAATGAGCAAATCCCTTTGCATGTGCCGAGCTTCGACGGCAATGAAAAGTCGTATGTACTCAACTGCATAGACAGCACTTTTGTGTCGAGTGTCGGCCAATATGTCAACAGGTTTGAACGCCAGATAGCGGACTTTACCGGTTGTGCCGGCGCCGTCGCAACCGTCAATGGTACTGCTGCTCTGCATACAGCTCTTCACCTCGCAGGGGTTGAGCGTAACGACTTGGTGATCACTCAGGCCCTGACATTTGTCGCAACGGCAAATGCGTTGTTTCATATGGGCGCGCAGCCGATATTTGTCGATATCTCACCACTGAGCTTGGGGCTGTGCCCAAAAGCGGTAGCGTGTTATCTGCAGGAAAACGCGAAACTGACAGAGTTTGGCCCCGTTCATAAGCAAACTGGGCAAAGAATTAAGGCTGTGGTGCCAATGCACACATTTGGGCATCCGGTGGAACTTGACGAACTGGTCAGTGTTTGCGCCAAATGGCAACTCACCCTGGTCGAGGATGCAGCAGAAAGTCTTGGATCCTATTACAAGGGGCACCATACCGGAACCGTAGGAAAATTCGGTGCCATCAGCTTTAACGGTAATAAAATCATCACCACAGGAGGCGGCGGTATGCTGCTTTGCAGCGATGAGCAAAGCGCATTGCATGCAAAACATGTGACCACCACAGCCAAAGTACCCCACCCCTATGAGTTTTATCATGATGAGCCGGGATTTAATTACCGAATGCCTAATATCAATGCTGCATTGGGTTGTGCTCAGATGGAATGTTTACCGCAATATCTCGCTCAAAAACGGCAGCTTGCCCATCAGTACGAAGCATTATTTGCGTCGAGTGACCTTAAATTCGTCACAGAGCCGGCATATGCCCAATCTAACTACTGGCTCAATGCCATCGTTTGTGCTGATCGTCAACAGCGTGACCAGTTACTGCAATTTACCAATGTTGCAGGTGTTATGACCCGGCCTGTTTGGCAGCTGATGCACCGTTTGCCCATGTATCAATACAGTCTTCGGGGTGAATTGACCAACGCCGAGTTCTTTGAA